tctacctggCATTCCACTTTGAAGGAAACTGCACCCCGCGctctctttgttccacaacattcccctaccctaccattacttatataagtcctgctcagatttgcctttccaaaatgcagcaccccagaTTGATCTAAAATCATTGCCTCCATCTGGcgctgctcagcccattggctcatctgatcaaaggcccattgtactctgagataatcttcttcactgtccacgacagcaacaattttggtgtcttctgccaacttactaaccatgcctcctgtattgacatccaaatcatttatacaaatgacaaacaacaatggacccagcactgatgcttgGAGCACAATACTGGTAgcagacctccagtccaaaaacacaaccctcaaccaccacacACTATCTCCAACCTTCAAGCAGAacttatatccaaatggctagttctccttagATTCCATgcgatataaccttgctaaccaatacACCATGTGGTACTTTGCTGAAGGCCTTACTAATGTCCATGTAGACAGCAACCATTGCACTGCCTCACCTATctccttggtcacctcttcaaagaactcaatcaaattagtgaggcaCGACTTCaaatgcacaaagctatgctgctTATCCTTAAtaatttcttgcctttccaaatgcaggtaaatcctgtccctcagaatccccgcCAACAACgtacctaccactgacatcaggctcaccgatctatacttccctggcttttcaTGACCACTTTTCTGAAATAACGACACCACATGAGCCACCTTCCaaccttccagcacctcacctgtggctactgATGATAGAAATATCCCAGAAAGGGGCCAAATGAAATCATAGCGAAGGATCCTCTCAGTAAGAGTAATCATTATATGGGAAATTTCATAATCAGTTTGAAGGAGTTAAAAACTAGTGTTTAAATTTAAATGATGGTAACTGAAAAGGATGTAGGGAATGAGTTGGCTAAATGGTCCTGGAAACAGGTTAATAGGAAAATAGAGTCGATAATTTATGGCAGATTTTAAGGAAATACTTCATAACTACCTGCAAAAGTATTCCATTGGAAAGGAAATAATTTATGTGATGCTTAAATTGTTAGTAAAAGTGCATGGAATTAAAGAGGAAATGATGATTAAATAACGAGTTGAATTcataaaaggaaacaaaactgGTGCCTTTCCCTTAAGACCATCAGGCCAGAAGACATAGgaacggaagtaaggccattcggcccatcgagtccactccgcaattcaatcatggctgatgggcatttcaatatcacttacccgcactcttccTGTAtcccttgcgagattaagaatttaccaatctctgccttgaagacatgtaATGTTCCCAGCCTCCACGGggctccgtggcagtgaatttcacagcccaccactctctgtctgaagaaatgtctccgcatttccattctaaattgacaccctctaattctaagactgtgcacATGAGTCCTTGTATCCCTACCTGacacaatttcccagcgtccatccTTTATAAGCCATGCATCATGTTGTAAGTTTTTTTATTGGATGCCCCCTCAACCTTTTGAACTGTAACGAATGCAATTAGAACATCATCAGCTGTTCATTGTATGTTTTACTAACCAacccagggatcatccatgtgaatctccgctggacatgctccagtaccagtatgtccttcctgatgtatgggacccaaaactggacacagtattctaaatggggtctaaccagaCCTTCGTATAATCATAGcagaacctctctgcttttacatttcaaccctcttgaaataaatgacaaatcTCATTCAGGAGATAGGATACACTGTTGCTCATTAACATTTAGTAGAAAACAGAACAGCTGATAATGTTTATGCTgacaatttaaaataatgtttattgACAACAAAATTGAGGGGAACAAAGAAGAGATTTCGTTTTTGCTTATGCAATTGTGGAAACATATGAAGGTCCATATGAAAGATCAAAAGGATTTTACCAGGTATTTGAGAAGTGGAACCGACAGGAATACGTATAAAAGCAGGAATTGTAGGAAAAGGCAGAACAATGTTTTGAAGGGGCTAACATAGGCAGGTCCTCAACATCAACGTTGCAAAACGTTAGGTCTAAACAAGCTGCTACATGCTGCAGCCATTCACATTGATGACGGGACAGTGGGACTCACTTACTCCAGGCTCAGGACACACTTAAAATCCCTTTTCCCTCAGGAATATCCAACAATATTATGCTACTGCATTCTGCAGGGCTAAGAATGCTGATATCATATACAGTACTGTTTTTATTCTCTGTTCTCAAGCATGGAGAATGAGTTGTTTATCAGTAATTTCCTCTCCCTGTTTCTCCTTCTCAACTATGCAGTTAATTTACTGGCGATTGTGATCTTGTCCCAAGGAAAGTGTGGGCTCTCTGTTTGCATCAGTCGATACCTGGTAGCCATGGCGACAGCGGATCTACTGGTTGTAATCAATGAGGTTGTATTGTATCGGATCAGTTATTATTACTTCCGGGGTTCCTTCCTCGATATGACTCCTGTGTGCAGTATTATTATCGTCTTCAGTCATATATCTACAAACACTTCAGTTTGGTTTACAGTCACTTTCACCTTCGATCGCTTTGTTGCCATTTGCagccagaagctgaaaagaaaatattgtaCTGAGAAAACTGCAGTGGTGGTGATTACGACAACCTCTCTACTGTTTGGTCTAAAAAGCCTTCCTTTCTACTTTACCTTACAACATGGTGAGATCATTGACAATGTACCATGGGACtgctttacaaaagaaaactacttTACTGATCTTGGGTGGGTGATATTTGACTGGTTTGATTCAGTTCTAACTCCATTACTTCCCTTCGCTTTAAttttgctgctcaatgttctgaccatcaGACATATTCTAGTGAGCAGCCGTGTCCGTAAGGGACTGAGGGGCCAGAGCAAAGGAGGGTATCACACAGACCCAGAAATGGTGAGCAGAAGGAAGTCTGTGATCTTGCTGTTTGCTGTTTCTGGCAGTTTCACACTCTTGTGGTTGACCACAGTTGCGGAATTCTTATATTATAACATCACCGAGGCTAACTTTGCAGATTACACCGATTCTCTCATCATCTTTGAACAAGTCGGATACATGCTGCAGATTTTA
Above is a window of Chiloscyllium plagiosum isolate BGI_BamShark_2017 chromosome 48, ASM401019v2, whole genome shotgun sequence DNA encoding:
- the LOC122544409 gene encoding probable G-protein coupled receptor 139; translated protein: MENELFISNFLSLFLLLNYAVNLLAIVILSQGKCGLSVCISRYLVAMATADLLVVINEVVLYRISYYYFRGSFLDMTPVCSIIIVFSHISTNTSVWFTVTFTFDRFVAICSQKLKRKYCTEKTAVVVITTTSLLFGLKSLPFYFTLQHGEIIDNVPWDCFTKENYFTDLGWVIFDWFDSVLTPLLPFALILLLNVLTIRHILVSSRVRKGLRGQSKGGYHTDPEMVSRRKSVILLFAVSGSFTLLWLTTVAEFLYYNITEANFADYTDSLIIFEQVGYMLQILSSCTNTFIYGVTNTKFREQFRTMLKYPGKLITKLIK